In Ipomoea triloba cultivar NCNSP0323 chromosome 7, ASM357664v1, a single genomic region encodes these proteins:
- the LOC116024634 gene encoding L-type lectin-domain containing receptor kinase V.9-like yields the protein MLLQTKKILASFLASMAPKISFFLIICFLLNFSFNTWTAKATWVQSGFWYAGSEFPVPQINSALYTHLVFAFAYINSSSYELRIAHSHEPDVSTFTQIVSQKNPSVKTILSIWAGREESPNFFSMLNQSSNRRSFIKTSIKAAREYGFHGLDLFGVIPNTDSNMATFMDEWRAAINSESESSGTPCLILTMGAYYSPVLDAMAYPVDSIVRNFDWVHLMSYDYYLPTKENFTGANAALYDPFSYLNTDYGIKEWIKKRFPANKLTIGLPFHGYAWTLVNPKDNTVGSPAKGLAITTDGGMSYRFIKFYNNSYNYKATSAYNPTYVMNYFTVESFWIGYDDVEAIKTKVSYAKEKGLLGYTVFQVPNDDNNWSLSRAAQGIEEDQHDRKKSKLAIVLPAGTLAAFLLCIAIYCVARKTIRSKGSRKLNQRSVDPNLQAFTFAQMQAATDNFSFQNKLGEGGYGPVYKGKLPNGQEIAVKRLSQSSKQGVEEFQNEVTLTVKLQHVNLLRIQGFCTEREEKMLIYDYMPNKSLDFYLYEPARQLQLDWEKRVQVIEGITQGLLYLQEYSAFTVIHRDLKASNILLDNEMKPKISDFGIAKIFQKEDNQANTGRIVGTYGCVPPEYVKGGVYSRKYDVYSFGVLLLQIISSKKNAYLYGTDKSLNLLEYAYEKWKTNSGMEFMDPSLDDNLSSCKLLRCLQVGLLCVQEKWEDRPSMLEVESMLKNETALPAPKMPAFSRKFDHSQQANFSHCEEDCCSINVGTTSQLMPR from the exons ATGTTGTTgcagacaaaaaaaatattggctTCATTCCTAGCTTCAATGGCTCCCAAAATCAGCTTCTTCCTCATCATCTGCTTCCTGTTGAATTTCTCTTTCAATACTTGGACAGCAAAAGCTACTTGGGTCCAGTCTGGGTTCTGGTATGCTGGAAGCGAGTTTCCGGTTCCACAAATCAATTCTGCTTTATACACACACCTTGTGTTTGCCTTTGCATACATCAATTCTTCTAGCTATGAGCTCCGTATAGCCCACTCTCATGAACCCGATGTCTCAACCTTCACACAAATTGTCAGCCAAAAGAATCCATCAGTCAAAACAATACTGTCAATATGGGCAGGGAGGGAGGAGTCACCAAACTTCTTCTCAATGCTAAATCAGTCGTCCAACAGGAGATCTTTTATCAAAACCTCAATAAAAGCAGCTAGGGAATATGGATTTCATGGCCTGGATCTTTTTGGTGTGATTCCTAACACTGATTCAAATATGGCAACTTTCATGGATGAATGGAGAGCAGCCATAAACTCTGAGTCAGAGAGCTCTGGCACGCCGTGCCTGATCTTGACAATGGGAGCATACTACTCTCCAGTACTAGATGCCATGGCTTATCCTGTAGATTCCATTGTTAGAAACTTTGATTGGGTTCATCTCATGTCATATGACTATTATTTGCCTACAAAAGAGAACTTTACAGGAGCAAATGCTGCTTTGTATGATCCATTCAGCTACTTAAACACTGATTATGGTATAAAAGAATGGATCAAGAAAAGATTTCCTGCTAACAAACTAACCATTGGTCTGCCATTCCATGGCTATGCATGGACACTGGTGAACCCCAAAGACAACACTGTAGGATCACCTGCAAAAGGTTTGGCTATAACAACAGATGGGGGTATGAGCTATAGGTTTATAAAGTTCTACAATAATAGCTACAATTACAAAGCCACATCAGCATACAACCCTACCTATGTGATGAACTACTTTACTGTTGAATCGTTTTGGATTGGTTACGATGATGTCGAGGCTATCAAAACTAAAGTTTCCTATGCAAAGGAGAAGGGGCTTCTTGGTTACACTGTATTTCAAGTTCCCAACGATGATAACAATTGGTCGCTCTCCAGAGCAG CTCAGGGCATAGAAGAAGATCAGCATGACAGAAAGAAGAGTAAATTGGCAATTGTATTGCCAGCAGGCACACTGGCTGCTTTCCTGCTATGCATAGCAATATATTGTGTGGCAAGGAAAACCATAAGATCAAAAG GGAGCAGAAAATTAAATCAGAGGTCAGTGGATCCTAACCTTCAAGCTTTCACTTTTGCTCAAATGCAAGCAGCCACAGACAATTTCTCATTTCAAAACAAGCTTGGTGAGGGTGGATATGGGCCTGTTTAtaag GGTAAATTACCTAATGGACAGGAAATTGCAGTAAAAAGGCTTTCTCAAAGCTCTAAACAAGGGGTGGAGGAGTTCCAAAATGAGGTTACACTTACAGTGAAATTACAGCATGTCAATCTGTTAAGAATTCAGGGATTCTGCACtgagagagaagagaagatGCTCATATATGACTACATGCCCAATAAGAGCTTGGATTTCTACCTCTATG AACCAGCTAGACAGCTGCAGTTAGACTGGGAGAAAAGGGTGCAAGTTATTGAAGGGATTACTCAAGGGCTTCTATATCTCCAAGAATACTCAGCGTTTACAGTGATTCACAGGGACTTGAAAGCTAGCAATATCTTACTGGATAATGAGATGAAACCAAAAATATCCGACTTCGGTATAGCTAAGATTTTCCAGAAGGAAGACAATCAAGCAAACACTGGACGAATTGTTGGGACATA TGGTTGTGTCCCACCAGAGTATGTTAAAGGAGGTGTATACTCGAGAAAATATGATGTTTATAGCTTTGGAGTTCTGCTACTTCAAATCATAAGCAGCAAGAAGAATGCATATCTATACGGCACTGATAAGAGTCTAAATCTTCTAGAATAT GCGTATGAGAAGTGGAAAACTAACAGCGGCATGGAGTTTATGGATCCCTCGTTGGACGACAATTTGTCATCGTGCAAACTCTTAAGATGCCTGCAAGTGGGTCTGCTATGCGTCCAGGAGAAATGGGAAGACAGGCCATCCATGTTGGAAGTTGAGTCGATGCTGAAGAACGAAACAGCCCTGCCCGCTCCGAAAATGCCtgcattttccagaaaatttgATCACAGCCAACAGGCTAATTTCAGCCATTGCGAGGAAGATTGTTGTTCGATCAATGTTGGCACAACTTCTCAACTCATGCCACGTTAA